In a genomic window of Halalkalicoccus sp. CG83:
- the ileS gene encoding isoleucine--tRNA ligase, whose product MSRFAEVPDQYDPEAVEQRVFDYWDEVDAYERTKEANADGETFFFVDGPPYTSGAAHMGTTWNKTLKDAYIRHLRMQGYDVTDRPGYDMHGLPIETKVEERLGFENKKDIEEFGMEAFIAECQSFADEQLEGLQEDFKSFGVWMDWENPYKTVTPEYMEAAWWGFSQVADRGLVDRGKRSISQCPRCETAIANNEVEYEDVEDPTVYVEFPLADREGSLVIYTTTPWTIPANEFVAVNEGLTYQRVRASRDGEKDVLYVAEGCVENVLDKGRYDDYEIEDELSGSEMLGWEYDHPLVEEVPANPDVEGTRRVYHADYVEAEDTGLVHSAPGHGEVDFERGRELDLPVFCPIGGDGVYTSEGGAYEGQFVKDADGEITADLEEKGLLVASGTLSHSYGHCWRCDTPVLQMATDQWFITITDVKDELLENIEDSEWHPEWARDNRFRDFVENAPDWNVSRQRYWGIPIPIWVPENWSGGMDEAIVVGSREELAERVDQEVDPSTIDLHRPTVDDLTITEDGTTYERVPDVFDVWLDSSVASWGTLDYPEKEEGFEELWPADLIMEAHDQTRGWFWSQLGMGTAAVGEIPYEEVLMHGFANDNEGRKMSKSVGNVVQPHEAIQRHGADAMRLFLLSVNPQGEDMRFSWDEMATMERNLNILWNVFRFPLPYMRMDGFNPDETDLESVDSDLELVDEWILARLQTVIREMSESWDEFRQDQALSALMEFVVEDVSRFYVQVVRERMWKEEDSPSKNAAYATLYHVLTRIVRLLAPYAPFVAEEIHGTLTDDDEAATVHVREWPAVDEYWVDGELETDVELVRAAEEAGSNARQRAERKLRWPVSRVVVAAGDDRLAEAVGRRRELLEDRLNAREVRVVAPDEEWEELAYSARADMSVLGPEFGDRAGEVMGALNEARVEEPTIEALEAAVAKALGEEVDLSEEMVEFVEETPEEVSGTRIRIEGTERGVVYVDTALTEDIESEGYAREVIRRIQEMRKELDLPLEAPIRVELDIADDRVAELAREHEELIAEEVRAAELGTVEDGHCREWDVEGVTMLIAIESLAEASA is encoded by the coding sequence ATGAGCAGGTTCGCCGAGGTACCCGACCAGTACGACCCCGAGGCGGTCGAACAGCGGGTGTTCGACTACTGGGACGAGGTCGACGCCTACGAACGAACGAAGGAGGCCAACGCGGACGGGGAGACGTTCTTCTTCGTCGACGGTCCGCCCTACACGTCTGGCGCGGCCCACATGGGGACGACCTGGAACAAGACGCTGAAGGACGCCTACATCCGCCACCTCCGGATGCAGGGCTACGACGTCACCGACCGCCCGGGCTACGACATGCACGGGCTGCCGATCGAGACGAAGGTCGAGGAGCGACTGGGCTTCGAGAACAAGAAGGACATCGAGGAGTTCGGGATGGAGGCGTTCATCGCCGAGTGCCAGTCGTTCGCCGACGAGCAGCTCGAGGGGCTCCAGGAGGACTTCAAGTCCTTCGGCGTCTGGATGGACTGGGAGAACCCCTACAAGACGGTGACGCCCGAGTACATGGAGGCCGCCTGGTGGGGGTTCTCACAGGTCGCCGATCGGGGACTGGTCGATCGAGGGAAGCGCTCGATCAGCCAGTGTCCCCGGTGTGAGACCGCGATCGCGAACAACGAGGTCGAGTACGAGGACGTCGAGGACCCGACGGTGTACGTCGAGTTCCCGCTCGCCGATCGCGAGGGGAGCCTCGTCATCTACACGACGACGCCCTGGACCATCCCCGCCAACGAGTTCGTCGCGGTGAACGAGGGACTGACCTACCAGCGAGTCCGCGCGAGTCGCGACGGCGAGAAGGACGTCCTCTACGTCGCGGAGGGCTGCGTCGAGAACGTCCTCGATAAGGGCCGCTACGACGACTACGAGATCGAGGACGAGCTTTCGGGTTCGGAGATGCTCGGCTGGGAGTACGACCACCCGCTCGTCGAGGAGGTGCCCGCGAACCCCGACGTCGAGGGCACTCGACGGGTGTACCACGCCGACTACGTCGAGGCCGAGGACACCGGCCTCGTGCACTCCGCGCCGGGCCACGGTGAGGTGGACTTCGAGCGCGGCCGGGAGCTCGATCTGCCGGTCTTCTGTCCGATCGGCGGCGACGGCGTCTACACCAGCGAGGGCGGCGCCTACGAGGGGCAGTTCGTCAAGGACGCCGACGGGGAGATCACGGCGGACCTGGAGGAGAAGGGGCTACTCGTCGCCTCGGGGACGCTGAGCCACTCCTACGGGCACTGCTGGCGGTGCGACACCCCCGTCCTCCAGATGGCGACCGACCAGTGGTTCATCACGATCACCGACGTCAAGGACGAACTGCTCGAGAACATCGAGGACAGCGAGTGGCACCCCGAGTGGGCGCGGGACAACCGGTTCAGGGACTTCGTCGAGAACGCGCCCGACTGGAACGTCTCGCGCCAGCGCTACTGGGGGATCCCGATCCCGATCTGGGTGCCGGAGAACTGGTCGGGCGGGATGGACGAGGCGATCGTGGTCGGCTCGCGCGAGGAACTCGCAGAACGGGTCGATCAGGAGGTCGACCCCTCCACCATCGACCTCCACCGCCCGACCGTCGACGACCTGACGATCACCGAGGACGGAACGACCTACGAGCGGGTGCCGGACGTCTTCGACGTCTGGCTCGACTCCTCGGTCGCGTCGTGGGGTACCCTCGATTACCCCGAGAAGGAGGAGGGGTTCGAGGAGCTCTGGCCCGCGGACCTCATCATGGAAGCCCACGACCAGACCCGCGGCTGGTTCTGGTCCCAGCTGGGCATGGGAACCGCCGCCGTCGGCGAGATCCCCTACGAGGAGGTGCTGATGCACGGCTTCGCCAACGACAACGAGGGCCGCAAGATGTCGAAGTCGGTGGGCAACGTCGTCCAGCCCCACGAGGCGATCCAGCGCCACGGCGCCGACGCGATGCGCCTGTTCCTGCTCTCGGTCAACCCTCAGGGCGAGGACATGCGCTTCTCCTGGGACGAGATGGCGACGATGGAGCGGAACCTCAACATCCTCTGGAACGTCTTTCGGTTCCCGCTGCCCTACATGCGCATGGACGGGTTCAATCCGGACGAGACCGATCTCGAGAGCGTCGATTCGGACCTCGAACTCGTCGACGAGTGGATCCTCGCGCGCCTCCAGACCGTGATCCGCGAGATGAGCGAGTCCTGGGACGAGTTCCGCCAAGATCAGGCGCTCTCGGCGCTGATGGAGTTCGTCGTCGAGGACGTCTCGCGGTTCTACGTCCAGGTCGTCCGCGAGCGCATGTGGAAGGAGGAGGACAGCCCCTCGAAGAACGCGGCGTACGCGACGCTGTATCACGTCCTCACCCGAATCGTTCGACTGCTCGCTCCCTACGCGCCGTTCGTCGCCGAGGAGATACACGGTACCCTCACCGACGACGACGAAGCCGCTACCGTCCACGTACGCGAGTGGCCCGCCGTCGACGAGTACTGGGTCGACGGGGAGCTCGAGACCGACGTCGAACTGGTTCGGGCGGCCGAGGAGGCGGGATCGAACGCCCGCCAGCGGGCCGAACGCAAGCTCCGCTGGCCCGTCTCTCGCGTGGTGGTCGCCGCCGGCGACGACCGGCTGGCCGAGGCCGTCGGTCGCCGACGGGAGCTGCTCGAGGACCGGCTCAACGCCCGCGAGGTTCGAGTGGTCGCTCCCGACGAGGAGTGGGAGGAGCTCGCCTACAGCGCCCGTGCGGACATGAGCGTTCTCGGCCCCGAGTTCGGAGACCGTGCCGGCGAGGTGATGGGCGCGCTCAACGAGGCCCGAGTCGAGGAGCCCACGATCGAGGCGCTCGAGGCCGCGGTCGCGAAGGCGCTCGGCGAGGAGGTCGACCTGAGCGAGGAGATGGTCGAGTTCGTCGAGGAGACGCCCGAGGAGGTCTCTGGAACCCGGATCCGGATCGAGGGCACCGAGCGGGGCGTCGTCTACGTCGACACCGCGCTGACCGAGGACATCGAGAGCGAGGGCTACGCCCGCGAGGTGATCCGGCGGATCCAGGAGATGCGAAAGGAGCTCGATCTCCCTCTCGAGGCACCCATC
- a CDS encoding redoxin domain-containing protein has product MVEQGDRAPDFTVPIARGGAYNDVEEFTLSERLGDGPIVLAFFPAAFTSGCTEELCTFRDSMATFNDLDASVYGISTDLPFAQNTFIQREGLNFPLLSDYEHDAIEAYGVVREGFYDVMRVAERSVFVIDCEGIVAYRWVREGENPDFERLVEEIRGAVERAR; this is encoded by the coding sequence ATGGTCGAGCAAGGGGATCGAGCGCCGGACTTCACGGTTCCGATCGCACGCGGCGGAGCGTACAACGACGTCGAGGAGTTCACCCTCTCGGAACGTCTCGGAGACGGTCCGATCGTTCTCGCGTTCTTCCCGGCGGCGTTCACCAGCGGCTGTACCGAGGAGCTCTGTACGTTTCGCGACTCGATGGCGACGTTCAACGACCTCGACGCGTCGGTCTACGGGATCAGCACCGACCTGCCGTTCGCCCAGAACACGTTCATCCAACGGGAGGGACTGAACTTCCCGCTGTTGAGCGACTACGAGCACGACGCCATCGAGGCGTACGGCGTCGTCCGCGAGGGGTTCTACGACGTCATGCGCGTCGCCGAGCGCTCGGTGTTCGTGATCGACTGCGAGGGCATCGTCGCCTACCGCTGGGTCCGCGAGGGCGAGAACCCCGATTTCGAACGGCTCGTCGAGGAGATCCGCGGGGCCGTCGAACGGGCGAGGTGA
- a CDS encoding minichromosome maintenance protein MCM: MASAENQELVGRFEEFYRTYYQNEIGELAQHYPNEQRSLFLDWTDLNRFDPDVADDYRNQPEQMQPYAEEALRLYDLPVDVSLGQAHVRVRNLPDSTEIREIRSKHVNTLVEVRGIVRKATDVRPKIEQAAFECQRCGTLTRIPQGGGDFQEPHQCQGCERQGPFRINFDQSEFVDAQKLRIQESPEGLRGGETPQSLDVHIEDDITGEVTPGDHARVTGVLHLEQQGSDREKSTMFDIYMEGVSVEIEEEQFEDMDITDEDKRAIIELSNDPGIYERMIDSLAPSIYGHRQAKLAMTLQLFSGVTKHLPDGSRTRGDLHMLLIGDPGTGKSQLLQYIRNIAPRSVYTSGKGSSSAGLTAAAVRDDFGDGQQWTLEAGALVLADQGIAAVDELDKMRPEDRSAMHEALEQQSISISKAGINATLKSRCSLLGAANPKYGRFDQYEPIGEQIDLEPALISRFDLIFTVTDKPDPDEDRKLAQHILQTNYAGELNTQRTNLSSPDVTREEVDAVTEQVAPDIDAELLRKYIAYAQQTCYPRMTDGAREEIQEFYVDLRSKGADEDAPVPVTARKLEALVRLAEASARVRLSDTVDSEDAERVIEIVRSCLQDIGIDPETGEYDVDVIETGRSKTQRDRVKGIKQIIRELQEEYDDERGAPEEKVMERAEEAGIEQDKAEHEIQKLKNRGDIYSPGSDHLRVV; encoded by the coding sequence ATGGCCAGCGCGGAGAACCAGGAGCTCGTCGGCCGTTTCGAGGAGTTCTACCGCACGTACTATCAGAACGAGATCGGCGAGCTGGCACAGCACTATCCCAACGAACAGCGCTCGCTCTTTCTCGACTGGACCGACCTGAATCGGTTCGACCCCGACGTCGCCGACGACTACCGCAACCAGCCCGAGCAGATGCAGCCCTACGCCGAGGAGGCCCTCCGTCTCTACGACCTCCCCGTCGACGTCAGTCTCGGTCAGGCCCACGTCCGGGTCCGGAACCTCCCCGACTCGACGGAGATCCGTGAGATCCGCTCGAAGCACGTCAACACGCTGGTGGAGGTCCGGGGGATCGTCCGGAAGGCGACCGACGTCCGCCCCAAGATCGAACAGGCGGCCTTCGAGTGCCAGCGCTGTGGCACCCTCACGCGGATCCCCCAGGGCGGGGGCGACTTCCAGGAACCGCATCAGTGCCAGGGCTGTGAGCGCCAGGGTCCCTTCAGGATCAACTTCGACCAGTCGGAGTTCGTCGACGCCCAGAAGCTCCGCATCCAGGAGAGCCCGGAGGGGCTGCGCGGCGGCGAGACCCCACAGAGCCTCGACGTCCACATCGAGGACGACATCACCGGTGAGGTCACGCCGGGCGATCACGCCCGCGTCACGGGCGTGCTCCACCTCGAACAGCAGGGCTCCGACCGCGAGAAATCCACCATGTTCGACATCTACATGGAGGGCGTCTCGGTCGAGATCGAGGAGGAGCAGTTCGAGGACATGGACATCACCGACGAGGACAAGCGAGCGATCATCGAGCTCTCGAACGATCCCGGCATCTACGAGCGGATGATCGACAGCCTCGCGCCCTCGATCTACGGTCACCGCCAGGCGAAGCTCGCGATGACGCTCCAGCTCTTCTCCGGGGTGACGAAACACCTCCCCGACGGCTCGCGTACCCGCGGCGACCTCCACATGCTGTTGATCGGGGATCCCGGGACCGGGAAGTCACAGCTGCTCCAGTACATCCGCAACATCGCGCCCCGATCGGTCTACACCTCCGGGAAGGGCTCCTCCTCGGCCGGGCTCACGGCCGCCGCGGTCCGCGACGACTTCGGCGACGGCCAGCAGTGGACGCTCGAGGCGGGCGCGCTCGTGCTCGCCGACCAGGGGATCGCCGCGGTCGACGAGCTCGACAAGATGCGTCCCGAGGACCGTTCGGCGATGCACGAGGCGCTCGAACAGCAGTCGATCTCGATCTCGAAGGCGGGAATCAACGCTACGCTCAAGTCGCGGTGTTCGCTGCTCGGCGCGGCGAACCCAAAATATGGAAGATTCGACCAGTACGAACCGATTGGCGAGCAGATCGACCTCGAGCCCGCACTCATTTCGCGGTTCGACCTGATCTTCACGGTCACCGACAAGCCCGACCCCGACGAGGACCGCAAGCTCGCTCAGCACATCCTCCAGACCAACTACGCGGGCGAGCTCAACACCCAGCGGACGAACCTGAGCTCGCCGGACGTCACCCGCGAGGAGGTCGACGCGGTCACCGAGCAGGTCGCCCCCGACATCGACGCCGAACTGCTGCGCAAGTACATCGCGTACGCCCAGCAGACCTGTTATCCCCGGATGACCGACGGTGCCCGCGAGGAGATCCAGGAGTTCTACGTCGACCTCCGCTCGAAGGGGGCCGACGAGGACGCGCCCGTTCCCGTGACGGCCCGAAAGCTCGAGGCGCTCGTGCGACTAGCGGAGGCGAGCGCGCGGGTTCGACTCTCGGACACCGTCGACAGCGAGGACGCCGAACGGGTGATCGAGATCGTGCGTTCCTGTCTGCAGGACATCGGTATCGACCCCGAGACGGGCGAGTACGACGTCGACGTGATCGAGACGGGACGCTCGAAGACCCAGCGAGATCGGGTGAAGGGGATCAAACAGATCATCCGCGAGCTCCAGGAGGAGTACGACGACGAACGCGGTGCGCCCGAGGAGAAGGTCATGGAGCGCGCAGAGGAGGCGGGTATAGAACAGGACAAGGCCGAACACGAGATCCAGAAGCTCAAGAACAGGGGCGACATCTACTCACCAGGGTCGGATCATCTGCGCGTGGTCTGA
- a CDS encoding HIT family protein: MSVEPTDEDCIFCRIVAGEIPSRTVHETENVLAFLDANPLAPGHTLVIPKAHHETLADTPEELASEVFSVLYGLTPIVEETIDADASNVAFNNGEAAGQEIPHLHGHVIPRFEDDGGNPIHAIVGSRPDLSDDELDDIAERISANHQT; the protein is encoded by the coding sequence ATGTCAGTCGAACCCACGGACGAGGACTGTATCTTCTGTCGGATCGTCGCGGGCGAGATCCCCTCGCGGACCGTCCACGAGACCGAGAACGTCCTCGCCTTTCTCGACGCGAACCCGCTCGCGCCGGGCCACACCCTCGTGATCCCGAAGGCTCACCACGAGACGCTCGCCGACACCCCCGAGGAGCTCGCAAGCGAGGTGTTCTCGGTGCTCTACGGGCTCACGCCGATCGTCGAGGAAACGATCGACGCCGACGCCTCGAACGTCGCGTTCAACAACGGCGAGGCGGCCGGCCAGGAGATCCCCCACCTCCACGGCCACGTCATCCCCCGATTCGAGGACGACGGCGGCAACCCGATCCACGCGATCGTCGGCTCGCGACCCGATCTCTCCGACGACGAACTCGACGATATCGCCGAGAGGATCTCCGCAAACCACCAGACGTAG
- a CDS encoding uracil-DNA glycosylase, whose protein sequence is MRLDTAFLVAPFPFVVPEYPDSRNVLEPDCTRCPHLAESRECISWGTGPLDSSVIVVGEAPGAGTPQADRWKGGNWTGMAYTARHSGRVIRDLMEDVGYTDAYYTNAVKCFPPDVPANEASGSSSEPGSDGGKVSNREPTDEELSNCRVHLRTEIEQVRPDVVVPTGKHATETLLALDDRSLDGFVGHVLETIECEALSVPLVPVLHPSYQNIWIARLGYTPEEYRDALRSRLDAIVG, encoded by the coding sequence ATCCGACTCGACACGGCTTTCCTCGTCGCACCCTTTCCTTTCGTCGTGCCCGAGTACCCCGATTCACGCAACGTCCTCGAACCCGACTGCACCCGATGTCCCCACCTCGCCGAGAGCCGCGAGTGCATCTCGTGGGGGACCGGCCCGCTCGATTCCTCCGTCATCGTCGTCGGCGAGGCACCCGGCGCCGGGACCCCCCAGGCCGACCGGTGGAAGGGCGGCAACTGGACGGGGATGGCCTACACCGCCCGCCACTCCGGGAGGGTGATCCGCGACCTCATGGAGGACGTCGGCTACACCGACGCCTACTACACGAACGCGGTGAAGTGTTTTCCGCCCGACGTTCCCGCGAACGAAGCGAGTGGGAGCTCGTCGGAGCCGGGCTCCGACGGTGGGAAGGTATCGAACAGGGAGCCGACCGACGAGGAACTCTCGAACTGCCGCGTCCATCTCCGAACCGAGATCGAGCAGGTGCGTCCGGACGTCGTCGTCCCCACGGGTAAGCACGCCACCGAGACGCTGCTCGCGCTCGACGACCGCTCGCTCGACGGGTTCGTCGGCCACGTCCTCGAGACGATCGAGTGCGAGGCGCTCTCGGTTCCTCTCGTGCCGGTGCTTCACCCCTCCTATCAGAACATCTGGATCGCCCGACTCGGTTACACGCCCGAGGAGTACCGTGACGCGTTGCGTTCGCGACTCGACGCCATCGTGGGATAA
- a CDS encoding helix-turn-helix domain-containing protein codes for MVVILKVRVPADAFALGRVLSIPEGVTVELETLVDRGERSRPYLWVVASDVDAALVAVGERTSADVTAVEVLEDRALVALDWDVNQGDLFNGIRRCEGQILTVTGDHEGWEFNVRFSAHANLSRFKRYCEDDGIEFTVVKIYTATVPRADATFGMTDRQRETVVYAVRAGYYDVPRRCRTSDLADHFDVSSQAVMERLRRGITNLVSATLLSESEA; via the coding sequence ATGGTCGTCATTCTCAAGGTACGCGTTCCGGCCGACGCGTTCGCCCTCGGGCGCGTACTGTCGATCCCGGAGGGGGTCACGGTCGAACTCGAGACGCTCGTCGATCGAGGCGAGCGATCACGGCCGTACCTCTGGGTGGTAGCGTCCGACGTCGACGCCGCCCTCGTCGCCGTCGGCGAGCGGACCTCGGCCGACGTGACGGCCGTAGAGGTGCTCGAGGACCGCGCGCTCGTCGCGCTCGACTGGGATGTGAACCAAGGCGACCTGTTCAACGGAATCAGACGGTGTGAGGGGCAGATCCTCACCGTCACCGGCGACCACGAGGGCTGGGAGTTCAACGTCCGGTTCTCCGCGCACGCGAACCTCTCGCGGTTCAAACGTTACTGCGAGGACGACGGGATCGAGTTCACCGTCGTGAAGATCTACACCGCCACCGTGCCCAGGGCGGACGCCACCTTCGGCATGACCGATCGTCAGCGCGAGACGGTAGTGTACGCCGTCCGAGCGGGATACTACGACGTCCCGCGTCGGTGTCGGACGAGCGACCTGGCGGATCACTTCGACGTCTCCAGTCAGGCGGTGATGGAGCGTCTGCGTCGGGGGATCACCAACCTCGTTTCTGCGACGTTGCTCTCCGAATCCGAGGCGTGA
- the thsB gene encoding thermosome subunit beta: MSQRMQQGQPMIIMGDDAQRVQDRNAQDYNISAARAVAEAVRSTLGPKGMDKMLVDSTGGVTITNDGVTILKEMDIDNPTAEMIIEVAETQENEAGDGTTTAVAIAGELLKNAEDLLEQEIHPTAIIKGFHMASEQARQEVDNVAENVDPNDEELLKKVAETSMTGKGAELNKEHLAQLIVDAVSQVTVETDEGDNVVDLEYLEIETQTGRSAGESELLEGAVIDKDPVHDDMPTSVEDAKVLLVNEPIEVEEANADTNVSIDSPDQLQQFLDQEEKQLKQKVEQIKETGADVVFCQKGIDDLAQHYLAKEGILAVRRAKKSDLEFLTEVLGASIVSDLDSATDADLGYGDVVRDDADELFYVTGEDAHGVTLLLRGSTEHVVDELERGINDALEVVAQTVSDGRVLAGGGAIEVEIASRLRDYADSVSGREQLAVEAFADALELVPRVLAENAGLDSIDTLVDLRSAHESGDQRAGLNVFSGDIVDTFDAGVVEPAHAKEQALSSATEAANLVLKIDDIISAGDLSTDKEDDQGGAPGGMGGMGGMGGMGGAM; the protein is encoded by the coding sequence ATGAGCCAGCGAATGCAACAGGGACAGCCCATGATCATCATGGGAGACGACGCCCAGCGCGTACAGGACCGAAACGCGCAGGACTACAACATCTCGGCGGCGCGTGCGGTCGCCGAGGCGGTCCGTTCGACGCTCGGACCCAAGGGAATGGACAAGATGCTCGTCGACTCGACGGGCGGCGTTACCATCACCAACGACGGGGTGACCATCCTGAAGGAGATGGACATCGACAACCCCACCGCGGAGATGATCATCGAGGTCGCCGAGACCCAGGAGAACGAGGCGGGTGACGGCACCACCACCGCCGTCGCCATCGCCGGCGAGCTCCTGAAGAACGCCGAGGACCTCCTCGAGCAGGAGATCCACCCGACCGCGATCATCAAGGGCTTCCACATGGCGAGCGAGCAGGCCCGACAGGAGGTCGACAACGTCGCGGAGAACGTCGACCCCAACGACGAGGAGCTCCTGAAGAAGGTGGCAGAGACCTCGATGACCGGCAAGGGCGCGGAGCTCAACAAGGAGCACCTCGCCCAGCTGATCGTCGACGCCGTGAGCCAGGTCACCGTCGAGACCGACGAGGGCGACAACGTCGTCGACCTCGAGTACCTCGAGATCGAGACCCAGACCGGCCGCTCGGCGGGCGAGAGCGAGCTGCTCGAGGGTGCAGTCATCGACAAGGACCCCGTCCACGACGACATGCCCACGTCCGTCGAGGACGCGAAGGTGCTGCTGGTCAACGAGCCGATCGAGGTCGAGGAGGCCAACGCCGACACGAACGTCAGCATCGACAGCCCCGACCAGCTCCAGCAGTTCCTCGACCAGGAGGAGAAACAGCTCAAACAGAAGGTCGAGCAGATCAAGGAGACCGGCGCCGACGTCGTCTTCTGTCAGAAGGGCATCGACGACCTCGCCCAGCACTACCTCGCGAAGGAGGGGATCCTCGCGGTCCGGCGCGCGAAGAAGTCCGACCTGGAGTTCCTCACTGAGGTGCTCGGCGCCTCGATCGTCAGCGACCTCGACAGCGCGACCGACGCCGACCTCGGCTACGGCGACGTCGTCCGTGACGACGCCGACGAGCTGTTCTACGTCACCGGCGAGGACGCCCACGGCGTCACGCTCCTGCTGCGTGGCTCGACCGAGCACGTCGTCGACGAGCTCGAACGCGGCATCAACGACGCCCTCGAAGTCGTCGCCCAGACCGTCTCCGACGGGCGCGTGCTCGCCGGCGGCGGCGCGATCGAGGTCGAGATCGCCTCGCGGCTTCGCGACTACGCCGACTCCGTCTCCGGTCGCGAGCAGCTCGCGGTCGAGGCGTTCGCCGACGCGCTCGAACTCGTCCCTCGCGTGCTCGCGGAGAACGCCGGTCTCGACAGCATCGACACGCTGGTCGACCTCCGCTCGGCCCACGAGTCTGGCGACCAGCGCGCCGGCCTGAACGTCTTCAGTGGCGACATCGTCGACACCTTCGACGCCGGCGTCGTCGAGCCCGCCCACGCGAAGGAGCAGGCGCTATCGAGCGCGACGGAGGCCGCGAACCTCGTGCTGAAGATCGACGACATCATCTCCGCCGGCGACCTCTCGACCGACAAGGAGGACGACCAGGGCGGCGCCCCCGGCGGCATGGGTGGCATGGGCGGCATGGGCGGCATGGGCGGCGCGATGTGA
- a CDS encoding minichromosome maintenance protein MCM → MTSNESNAADTQDDHRRLLVLLNEYGISENAQRLLALQLTGGCIYTHGERHIRGEINMALFVGSEANQSGLLETLTAISPGSTTINATGASYGGLIANASGQSVEPGILLDDQYDRYFIHRAGDLGERTRRALSGLLESGTHTITKSNVHKRLENHASYLLTDTPRYGDWDKYEPLSDQLPITGELLSKFDLVVASHESGRVNYGVDPLTRDAATQYLSGVRSITPAFSEDVREELTTRLVSLQERLDDDRPPVKLQFHSFRRFVDAAARLERSETVEPHHIEYATSLIEEAFEDLGILTVPEEEEYDVDVIETGRSKTQRDRVKGIKQIIRELQEEYDGEPGVPEEKVYQRAEESGLERNKAENEIQKLKNKGDAYSPIEDYLRLV, encoded by the coding sequence ATGACCTCGAACGAGTCCAATGCTGCCGACACACAGGACGACCACCGCCGTCTTCTCGTCCTTCTCAACGAATACGGCATCTCAGAGAACGCTCAACGATTACTCGCGCTACAGTTGACTGGCGGGTGTATATATACTCACGGCGAACGCCACATCCGGGGAGAGATCAACATGGCCCTATTCGTCGGCTCAGAGGCAAACCAATCCGGACTGCTTGAGACACTCACCGCAATTTCGCCAGGGAGTACGACGATCAACGCAACCGGGGCGAGCTATGGCGGGCTGATCGCGAACGCATCCGGCCAATCAGTTGAGCCGGGAATCCTCCTTGATGACCAGTACGACCGATACTTCATCCATCGGGCAGGCGACCTTGGCGAACGGACGAGACGGGCACTCAGTGGTCTGCTCGAATCGGGCACGCACACCATCACCAAATCCAACGTCCACAAGCGCCTCGAGAATCATGCGAGCTACCTGCTGACGGATACGCCCAGATACGGCGATTGGGACAAGTACGAGCCGTTGTCCGACCAGTTACCGATCACCGGCGAACTGCTCTCGAAGTTTGATCTCGTCGTGGCCAGCCATGAGAGTGGGCGGGTGAACTACGGCGTCGACCCGTTGACGCGCGACGCGGCGACGCAGTATCTCTCCGGGGTGCGTTCGATCACACCAGCCTTTTCAGAGGACGTACGGGAAGAACTTACCACCCGCCTCGTCTCGCTACAGGAGCGTCTGGATGATGACCGGCCCCCTGTGAAACTCCAGTTTCACTCGTTCCGGCGGTTCGTGGATGCAGCGGCGCGATTGGAGCGCTCCGAGACGGTCGAGCCACACCATATCGAGTATGCTACCTCACTTATCGAGGAAGCATTCGAAGATCTCGGGATCCTCACCGTCCCTGAGGAAGAAGAGTACGACGTCGACGTGATCGAGACGGGACGCTCGAAGACCCAGCGCGACCGCGTGAAGGGGATCAAACAGATCATCCGCGAGCTTCAAGAAGAGTACGATGGCGAGCCCGGTGTTCCGGAAGAGAAGGTCTATCAACGGGCGGAGGAATCTGGCCTGGAGCGGAATAAGGCCGAAAACGAAATCCAGAAGCTCAAGAATAAGGGCGATGCCTATTCACCCATCGAAGATTACCTCCGGCTGGTCTAA